One part of the Arabidopsis thaliana chromosome 4, partial sequence genome encodes these proteins:
- a CDS encoding oligomeric golgi complex subunit-like protein (FUNCTIONS IN: molecular_function unknown; INVOLVED IN: biological_process unknown; LOCATED IN: cellular_component unknown; EXPRESSED IN: 24 plant structures; EXPRESSED DURING: 15 growth stages; CONTAINS InterPro DOMAIN/s: COG4 transport (InterPro:IPR013167), Pentatricopeptide repeat (InterPro:IPR002885); BEST Arabidopsis thaliana protein match is: Pentatricopeptide repeat (PPR) superfamily protein (TAIR:AT5G46100.1); Has 26268 Blast hits to 8959 proteins in 289 species: Archae - 0; Bacteria - 3; Metazoa - 247; Fungi - 222; Plants - 25350; Viruses - 0; Other Eukaryotes - 446 (source: NCBI BLink).): MIRRPIYDFAAVFRHLTSPLSTSSRFLFYSSSEHEARKPIVSNPKSPIGSPTRVQKLIASQSDPLLAKEIFDYASQQPNFRHSRSSHLILILKLGRGRYFNLIDDVLAKHRSSGYPLTGEIFTYLIKVYAEAKLPEKVLSTFYKMLEFNFTPQPKHLNRILDVLVSHRGYLQKAFELFKSSRLHGVMPNTRSYNLLMQAFCLNDDLSIAYQLFGKMLERDVVPDVDSYKILIQGFCRKGQVNGAMELLDDMLNKGFVPDRLSYTTLLNSLCRKTQLREAYKLLCRMKLKGCNPDLVHYNTMILGFCREDRAMDARKVLDDMLSNGCSPNSVSYRTLIGGLCDQGMFDEGKKYLEEMISKGFSPHFSVSNCLVKGFCSFGKVEEACDVVEVVMKNGETLHSDTWEMVIPLICNEDESEKIKLFLEDAVKEEITGDTRIVDVGIGLGSYLSSKLQMKRKNARERRRHL, from the coding sequence ATGATTCGCCGGCCGATCTACGACTTCGCCGCCGTTTTTCGCCACTTAACTTCTCCGTTATCGACATCCTCGCGTTTTCTGTTCTATTCTTCATCTGAACATGAAGCTCGAAAACCGATTGTCTCGAACCCTAAATCCCCAATCGGGTCTCCGACTCGGGTTCAAAAGCTCATAGCTTCGCAATCGGATCCTCTCCTCGCCAAGGAGATTTTCGATTATGCTTCTCAACAGCCCAATTTCCGCCATTCTCGATCTTCTCATCTAATCCTCATTCTCAAACTCGGCCGTGGTAGATATTTCAATCTTATCGACGACGTTCTCGCCAAACACAGATCAAGTGGTTATCCATTAACCGGAGAAATTTTCACTTATCTGATCAAAGTCTACGCAGAAGCAAAGTTACCGGAGAAAGTCTTAAGTACGTTTTACAAAATGCTGGAGTTCAATTTCACGCCGCAGCCAAAACATCTGAATCGGATTCTAGATGTTCTCGTAAGCCATAGAGGTTATCTCCAGAAAGCTTTTGAGCTTTTCAAGAGTTCACGGCTTCATGGAGTAATGCCTAACACGAGAAGTTACAATTTATTGATGCaagctttttgtttgaatgatGATTTGAGTATTGCATACCAACTGTTTGGTAAAATGCTTGAGAGAGATGTTGTCCCTGATGTGGATTCTTATAAGATTCTGATACAAGGGTTTTGTAGGAAAGGTCAAGTGAATGGTGCTATGGAATTACTTGATGATATGTTGAATAAAGGATTCGTGCCTGATAGGTTAAGTTACACGACATTGTTGAACAGTTTGTGTAGGAAGACACAGCTTAGAGAGGCTTATAAGCTTCTATGTAGGATGAAGTTAAAAGGTTGTAATCCTGATCTTGTTCATTACAACACGATGATTCTCGGGTTTTGTAGAGAAGATCGTGCGATGGATGCTAGGAAAGTTCTTGATGATATGTTGTCTAACGGTTGCTCGCCTAATTCGGTCTCGTATAGGACTTTGATTGGAGGATTGTGTGATCAAGGAATGTTTGATGAAGGGAAGAAGTATCTAGAAGAGATGATATCCAAAGGGTTTTCTCCTCATTTCTCGGTTTCAAATTGTTTGGTAAAAGGGTTTTGTAGCTTCGGGAAAGTCGAAGAAGCTTGTGATGTTGTAGAGGTTGTGATGAAGAACGGAGAAACATTGCATTCAGACACTTGGGAGATGGTAATTCCATTAATCTGTAATGAAGATGAGTCGGAGAAGATCAAACTGTTTCTTGAAGATGCTGTAAAGGAAGAAATAACCGGTGATACCAGAATCGTTGATGTCGGTATCGGTTTAGGATCTTACCTTTCTAGTAAGCTACAGATGAAACGTAAAAATGCTAGAGAGAGGAGGAGACATTTATAG
- the CBL5 gene encoding calcineurin B-like protein 5, producing the protein MGCVCSKQLEGRRQEDISLLASQTFFSEAEVEVLHGLFIKLTSCLSNDNLLTKEKFQFILIKNTKKRSLSAERIFGLFDMRNDGAIDFGEFVHTLNIFHPNSSPRDKAIFAFRLYDTRETGFIEPEEVKEMIIDVLEESELMLSESIIDSIVSKTFEEADWKKDGIIDLEEWENFVATYPLTLKNMTIPFLK; encoded by the exons ATGGGATGTGTTTGCAGCAAGCAATTAGAAGGAAGAAGGCAAGAAGACATTtcgcttcttgcttctcaaaccTTTT TTAGCGAGGCTGAGGTTGAAGTTTTGCATGGATTGTTCATCAAACTCACTTCTTGTCTTAGCAACGACAATCTTTTGACCAAA gaaaaatttcaatttatcTTGATCAAGAATACCAAAAAGCGCAGTCTTTCTGCAGAACGG ATTTTTGGATTATTCGATATGAGAAACGATGGGGCTATAGATTTTGGAGAGTTTGTACACACACTCAACATTTTTCACCCAAACTCATCACCAAGAGATAAGGCCATAT tTGCATTTAGATTATACGATACTCGTGAGACTGGATTCATTGAACCGGAGGAG GTGAAAGAGATGATAATAGACGTTCTAGAGGAATCAGAACTTATGCTATCCGAGAGTATCATTGATTCTATCGTGTCTAAG ACATTTGAAGAGGCCGATTGGAAAAAAGATGGGATAATAGATTTGGAAGAATGGGAGAATTTTGTTGCCACCTATCCTTTGACACTAAAGAACATGACTATCCCTTTCTTGAAGTAA
- the CBL5 gene encoding calcineurin B-like protein 5 (calcineurin B-like protein 5 (CBL5); FUNCTIONS IN: calcium ion binding; INVOLVED IN: response to salt stress, response to water deprivation, N-terminal protein myristoylation, calcium-mediated signaling, response to osmotic stress; LOCATED IN: cellular_component unknown; EXPRESSED IN: stem, flower, leaf; CONTAINS InterPro DOMAIN/s: Recoverin (InterPro:IPR001125), EF-HAND 2 (InterPro:IPR018249), Calcineurin B protein (InterPro:IPR015757), EF-hand-like domain (InterPro:IPR011992), Calcium-binding EF-hand (InterPro:IPR002048); BEST Arabidopsis thaliana protein match is: Calcium-binding EF-hand family protein (TAIR:AT5G24270.2); Has 5545 Blast hits to 5527 proteins in 657 species: Archae - 0; Bacteria - 7; Metazoa - 2787; Fungi - 925; Plants - 1302; Viruses - 0; Other Eukaryotes - 524 (source: NCBI BLink).) produces MGCVCSKQLEGRRQEDISLLASQTFFSEAEVEVLHGLFIKLTSCLSNDNLLTKEKFQFILIKNTKKRSLSAERIFGLFDMRNDGAIDFGEFVHTLNIFHPNSSPRDKAIFAFRLYDTRETGFIEPEEVKEMIIDVLEESELMLSESIIDSIVSKTFEEADWKKDGIIDLEEWENFVATYPLTLKNMTIPFLKDIPRIFPTFLR; encoded by the exons ATGGGATGTGTTTGCAGCAAGCAATTAGAAGGAAGAAGGCAAGAAGACATTtcgcttcttgcttctcaaaccTTTT TTAGCGAGGCTGAGGTTGAAGTTTTGCATGGATTGTTCATCAAACTCACTTCTTGTCTTAGCAACGACAATCTTTTGACCAAA gaaaaatttcaatttatcTTGATCAAGAATACCAAAAAGCGCAGTCTTTCTGCAGAACGG ATTTTTGGATTATTCGATATGAGAAACGATGGGGCTATAGATTTTGGAGAGTTTGTACACACACTCAACATTTTTCACCCAAACTCATCACCAAGAGATAAGGCCATAT tTGCATTTAGATTATACGATACTCGTGAGACTGGATTCATTGAACCGGAGGAG GTGAAAGAGATGATAATAGACGTTCTAGAGGAATCAGAACTTATGCTATCCGAGAGTATCATTGATTCTATCGTGTCTAAG ACATTTGAAGAGGCCGATTGGAAAAAAGATGGGATAATAGATTTGGAAGAATGGGAGAATTTTGTTGCCACCTATCCTTTGACACTAAAGAACATGACTATCCCTTTCTTGAA GGACATTCCGAGGATTTTCCCAACCTTTCTCCGGTAA
- a CDS encoding conserved oligomeric Golgi complex subunit 4, whose protein sequence is MPEIEQDDAAAETVDSSTVKFGTPEALEYVRSLTDVGAMTRLLHECIAYQRSLDSDLDTLLSQRTELDRNLVQLQRSAEILDIVKADADHMLGNVRSTCDLADQVSGKVRELDLAQSRVNVTLSRIDAIVERGNCIEGVKTALESEDYESAAKFVQRFLQIDLQYKDSGSDQSEQLHASKEQLEGIAKKKLLAAIDQRDHPTILRFVRLYSPLGMETEGLQLYVGYLKKVIALRGRMEYENVVELMEQGLGQVNFVGCLTNLFKDIVMAIEENDEILRGLCGEDGVAYAICELQEECDLRGSLILKKYMDFRKLAILASDINNSPNLNILPGGASEGPDPREVELYVEEILSLMQLGEDYTEFMVSKIKSLTSVDPELLPTATKAFRNKSFSKAIQDVTRYYVILEGFFMVENVRKAIRIDEHVPDSLTTSMVDDVFYVLQSCLRRAISTSNISSVIAVLSYAGSLLGNDYHEALQQKIREPNLGARLFLGGIGVENTGTEIATALNNMDVSCEYILKLKHEIEEQCTEVFPAPADRERIKSCLSELGELSSTFKQLLNSGMEQLVATVTPRIRPVLDTVATISYELTETEYAENEVNDPWVQRLLHSVETNAAWLQPLMTSNNYDSFLHLIIDFIVKRLEVIMMQKRFSQLGGLQLDRDTRALVSHFSGMTQRTVRDKFARLTQMATILNLEKVSEILDFWGENSGPMTWRLTPAEVRRVLGLRVEFKPESIAALKL, encoded by the exons atgccGGAGATTGAACAAGACGATGCAGCGGCGGAGACGGTGGATTCCTCCACCGTTAAATTCGGTACACCGGAAGCACTGGAGTATGTACGGTCGCTCACGGACGTTGGCGCAATGACACGTCTTCTTCACGAATGTATCGCTTACCAGCGAAGCTTAGACTCAGATCTCGACACGCTTCTATCGCAGCGGACGGAGCTTGATCGGAATCTCGTTCAGCTTCAGAGATCGGCGGAGATTCTCGATATCGTGAAAGCAGATGCAGATCACATGCTCGGAAATGTTCGATCGACTTGTGATCTCGCGGATCAAGTCAGTGGCAAGGTACGAGAGCTCGATCTTGCTCAATCTCGTGTTAATGTTACTCTCTCCCGCATTGACGCGATTGTTGAGCGAGGGAATTGCATCGAAGGCGTGAAGACTGCTTTGGAATCCGAGGATTACGAATCTGCTGCGAAATTTGTACAGAGATTTCTCCAGATTGATTTGCAGTACAAGGATTCTGGTTCCGATCAGAGCGAACAGCTTCACGCGTCGAAGGAGCAGCTTGAAGGTATtgcgaagaagaagctcttggCAGCAATAGACCAGAGAGATCATCCTACAATTTTGAGATTCGTGAGACTGTATTCCCCACTGGGAATGGAGACAGAAGGTCTACAGCTTTACGTTGGTTACTTGAAAAAGGTCATTGCGTTGAGAGGAAGGATGGAATATGAAAATGTTGTTGAGCTCATGGAGCAAGGACTCGGACAGGTTAATTTCGTTGGGTGCTTAACCAATTTGTTTAAGGATATTGTCATGGCTATTGAAGAAAACGATGAGATCTTGAGGGGTCTTTGTGGAGAAGATGGTGTTGCGTATGCGATTTGTGAATTGCAAGAGGAATGTGATTTAAGAGGTTCGTTGATCTTGAAGAAGTACATGGACTTTAGAAAGTTAGCTATATTGGCGTCTGATATTAACAATTCTCCCAATCTGAATATTCTTCCCGGTGGTGCGTCTGAAGGACCAGACCCGAGAGAAGTTGAGCTGTATGTGGAAGAGATACTGTCACTGATGCAGTTGGGTGAGGACTATACCGAGTTCATGGTGTCAAAAATCAAGTCTTTGACGTCGGTAGATCCTGAATTGTTGCCAACGGCTACAAAGGCATTTAGAAATAAGAGTTTTAGCAAAGCGATTCAGGATGTGACGAGATATTATGTTATACTAGAAGGGTTCTTTATGGTTGAGAATGTGAGGAAAGCTATTAGGATCGATGAGCATGTACCTGACAGCCTTACCACTTCAATGGTGGACGATGTGTTCTACGTGTTGCAGAGTTGTCTGAGGAGAGCGATTTCAACTTCAAACATAAGTTCTGTGATTGCTGTGTTGAGCTATGCTGGTAGCTTGTTGGGCAATGATTACCATGAAGCTCTACAACAGAAGATTAGAGAGCCTAACCTTGGTGCTAGGTTGTTCTTGGGTGGTATAGGTGTGGAAAACACCGGAACTGAGATTGCAACTGCTTTGAACAATATGGACGTGAGCTGCGAGTACATTCTCAAACTAAAACATGAAATCGAGGAGCAATGTACTGAG GTATTTCCTGCACCAGCAGATCGAGAGAGGATAAAATCATGTCTATCCGAGCTAGGCGAGTTAAGCAGCACGTTCAAGCAGTTACTCAACTCAGGCATGGAACAGCTAGTAGCAACCGTAACACCAAGAATCCGTCCGGTTCTAGACACCGTGGCTACCATAAGCTACGAGTTAACAGAAACCGAGTACGCAGAGAATGAGGTGAACGACCCTTGGGTCCAAAGACTTCTCCACTCAGTCGAAACAAATGCCGCGTGGCTCCAACCACTAATGACATCCAACAACTACGACTCGTTTCTGCATCTCATAATTGATTTCATAGTTAAGAGACTCGAAGTCATAATGATGCAGAAACGGTTTAGCCAGCTTGGTGGGCTTCAGCTTGATCGAGACACAAGGGCTTTGGTTAGCCATTTCTCGGGTATGACTCAAAGAACAGTGAGAGATAAGTTTGCTCGGTTAACGCAGATGGCGACGATACTGAACTTGGAAAAGGTCTCAGAGATTTTGGACTTTTGGGGAGAAAACTCAGGACCCATGACTTGGAGACTCACACCAGCTGAGGTTAGACGGGTTTTGGGTCTCCGGGTCGAGTTCAAACCC
- a CDS encoding Late embryogenesis abundant (LEA) hydroxyproline-rich glycoprotein family (Late embryogenesis abundant (LEA) hydroxyproline-rich glycoprotein family; FUNCTIONS IN: molecular_function unknown; INVOLVED IN: biological_process unknown; LOCATED IN: plasma membrane; EXPRESSED IN: 11 plant structures; EXPRESSED DURING: 6 growth stages; CONTAINS InterPro DOMAIN/s: Late embryogenesis abundant protein, group 2 (InterPro:IPR004864); BEST Arabidopsis thaliana protein match is: NDR1/HIN1-like 1 (TAIR:AT3G11660.1); Has 938 Blast hits to 938 proteins in 28 species: Archae - 0; Bacteria - 0; Metazoa - 0; Fungi - 0; Plants - 938; Viruses - 0; Other Eukaryotes - 0 (source: NCBI BLink).) → MGEGEAKAEHAAKADHKNAPSASSTPESYSKEGGGGGGDARRAICGAIFTILVILGIIALILWLVYRPHKPRLTVVGAAIYDLNFTAPPLISTSVQFSVLARNPNRRVSIHYDKLSMYVTYKDQIITPPLPLPPLRLGHKSTVVIAPVMGGNGIPVSPEVANGLKNDEAYGVVLMRVVIFGRLRWKAGAIKTGRYGFYARCDVWLRFNPSSNGQVPLLAPSTCKVDV, encoded by the coding sequence ATgggagaaggagaagcaaaAGCAGAGCACGCAGCCAAAGCAGATCACAAGAACGCTCCCTCCGCTTCTTCAACGCCAGAATCTTACTCTAAAGAAGGcggaggaggcggtggagaTGCTCGCCGCGCAATCTGCGGCGCGATCTTCACCATCCTTGTCATACTAGGTATCATAGCCTTAATCCTTTGGCTCGTCTACCGTCCACATAAACCACGTCTCACCGTCGTCGGAGCCGCCATCTACGACCTGAATTTCACAGCGCCGCCGTTAATCTCAACCTCCGTTCAGTTCAGCGTTTTAGCAAGAAACCCTAACCGGAGAGTCTCCATTCACTACGACAAGCTCTCTATGTACGTAACGTACAAAGATCAGATCATAACACCGCCGCTTCCACTACCACCGCTTCGTTTAGGACATAAATCTACGGTTGTGATAGCTCCGGTGATGGGAGGCAACGGTATACCAGTCTCGCCGGAAGTAGCTAATGGtttaaaaaatgatgaagCTTACGGCGTCGTTTTGATGAGAGTGGTGATTTTTGGGAGGCTACGTTGGAAAGCTGGTGCGATTAAGACTGGACGGTATGGATTTTACGCCAGATGTGATGTGTGGTTGAGATTTAATCCATCTTCTAACGGACAAGTTCCTCTTCTCGCTCCTTCAACTTGTAAAGTTGATGTCTAG